In Meriones unguiculatus strain TT.TT164.6M chromosome 17, Bangor_MerUng_6.1, whole genome shotgun sequence, a single window of DNA contains:
- the LOC110542083 gene encoding keratin-associated protein 6-2 isoform X2 has protein sequence MCCNYYGSSCGYGSGYGCGYGSGYGCGYGSGYGCGYGSGYGCGYGSGYGCGYGSCYGCGYGSGYGCGYGSGYGCGYGCGYGSGYGCGSYYRSSCCGYRPSCYRRCYSCC, from the exons ATGTGTTGTAACTACTATGGCAGCTCCTGTG GCTATGGCTCTGGCTATGGCTGTGGCTACGGATCTGGCTATGGCTGTGGCTATGGATCTGGCTATGGCTGTGGCTACGGATCTGGCTATGGCTGTGGCTATGGATCTGGCTATGGCTGTGGCTATGGTTCATGCTATGGCTGTGGCTACGGATCTGGCTATGGCTGTGGCTACGGATCTGGCTATGGCTGTGGCTATGGCTGTGGCTATGGATCTGGCTATGGCTGTGGCTCCTATTACAGGTCTAGCTGCTGTGGCTACCGACCATCTTGCTACAGAAGATGCTATTCTTGCTGTTAG
- the LOC110542083 gene encoding keratin-associated protein 6-2 isoform X3, with protein MCCNYYGSSCGYGSGYGCGYGSGCGCGYGSGYGSGYGCGYGSGYGCGYGSGYGCGYGSGSSCCGYRPSCYRRCYSCC; from the exons ATGTGTTGTAACTACTATGGCAGCTCCTGTGGCTACGGCTCAGGCTATGGCTGTGGCTACggctctggctgtggctgtggctatgGCTCAGGCTATGGCTCTGGCTATGGCTGTGGCTACGGATCTGGCTATGGCTGTGGCTATGGATCTGGCTATGGCTGTGGCTACGGATCTG GGTCTAGCTGCTGTGGCTACCGACCATCTTGCTACAGAAGATGCTATTCTTGCTGTTAG
- the LOC110542083 gene encoding keratin-associated protein 6-2 isoform X1 has translation MCCNYYGSSCGYGSGYGCGYGSGCGCGYGSGYGSGYGCGYGSGYGCGYGSGYGCGYGSGYGCGYGSGYGCGYGSCYGCGYGSGYGCGYGSGYGCGYGCGYGSGYGCGSYYRSSCCGYRPSCYRRCYSCC, from the coding sequence ATGTGTTGTAACTACTATGGCAGCTCCTGTGGCTACGGCTCAGGCTATGGCTGTGGCTACggctctggctgtggctgtggctatgGCTCAGGCTATGGCTCTGGCTATGGCTGTGGCTACGGATCTGGCTATGGCTGTGGCTATGGATCTGGCTATGGCTGTGGCTACGGATCTGGCTATGGCTGTGGCTATGGATCTGGCTATGGCTGTGGCTATGGTTCATGCTATGGCTGTGGCTACGGATCTGGCTATGGCTGTGGCTACGGATCTGGCTATGGCTGTGGCTATGGCTGTGGCTATGGATCTGGCTATGGCTGTGGCTCCTATTACAGGTCTAGCTGCTGTGGCTACCGACCATCTTGCTACAGAAGATGCTATTCTTGCTGTTAG